A region of Pseudarthrobacter sp. NIBRBAC000502770 DNA encodes the following proteins:
- a CDS encoding FMN-binding protein, whose product MKIRGTVAAALASAGILLVGWQTGTQAGGISTVASSTTATGTTGGTGTGSTGTGSSGSAGSSSPSGTTGSSGSASSGSSSSSGSTGSGTYKGNTVQTRFGPVQVQITVANGKITDVTALQLTNTDGKSIQISNRAAPLLRSKVLAAQSADVQTVSGATITSDAYLTSLQAAIDAANL is encoded by the coding sequence GTGAAAATACGCGGAACAGTCGCAGCAGCTTTGGCCTCCGCCGGGATCCTCCTGGTGGGCTGGCAGACGGGCACCCAGGCGGGCGGCATCAGTACCGTCGCGTCGAGCACGACGGCGACCGGCACCACGGGTGGAACTGGCACCGGGTCCACGGGGACGGGTTCGTCCGGGTCGGCCGGGTCCTCCAGCCCATCAGGCACCACAGGGTCGTCCGGGTCCGCAAGCTCCGGGTCCTCCAGTTCGTCCGGTTCCACGGGCTCCGGCACCTACAAGGGAAACACGGTCCAGACCCGGTTTGGCCCCGTGCAGGTCCAGATCACGGTAGCGAACGGAAAGATCACTGATGTCACGGCGCTGCAGCTGACCAATACGGACGGCAAATCGATCCAGATCAGCAACCGTGCGGCGCCTCTGCTCCGCAGCAAGGTCCTGGCGGCGCAGTCTGCCGATGTACAGACCGTGAGCGGGGCCACCATCACAAGCGACGCCTACCTCACCTCACTCCAGGCAGCCATCGATGCAGCGAACCTCTGA
- a CDS encoding ABC transporter ATP-binding protein — translation MAVLQARDLTLTYHQRCVVDGLSVRIPEGMVTMIVGANACGKSTLLRGLSRLLKPAGGTVTLDGKDIHSRPARELARTLGLLPQHPSAPDGITVRDLVGRGRYPHQGFFRSWSDKDDAAVQRALEATGTAGLAGRDVDELSGGQRQRAWIAMALAQETDVLLLDEPTTYLDLAHQVEVLDLVTDLNRKRGTTVAIVLHDLNLAARYADHVIAMKDGAVAALGSPEDVVTEDLVREVFGLESRVIPDPVSGTPLILPIGRHHATANELELVS, via the coding sequence GTGGCAGTACTCCAAGCCAGGGACCTGACGCTCACCTACCACCAGCGATGCGTGGTGGACGGGCTCAGTGTCCGGATCCCCGAAGGCATGGTCACCATGATCGTGGGTGCCAACGCCTGCGGGAAGTCGACCCTGCTGCGGGGCCTGTCGCGGCTCCTTAAACCCGCCGGCGGCACCGTGACACTGGACGGCAAGGACATCCATTCCCGTCCGGCACGCGAACTGGCCCGCACCCTGGGCCTGCTTCCCCAGCATCCCAGCGCCCCGGACGGGATCACCGTCCGCGACCTGGTGGGCCGGGGGCGCTACCCGCACCAGGGCTTCTTCCGCAGCTGGAGTGACAAGGACGACGCCGCCGTGCAGCGCGCGCTGGAGGCCACCGGAACGGCGGGGCTCGCCGGGCGGGACGTGGATGAACTGTCCGGCGGGCAGCGGCAGCGGGCATGGATCGCCATGGCCCTTGCGCAGGAAACCGACGTCCTGCTGCTGGATGAGCCCACCACCTACCTGGACCTGGCCCACCAGGTGGAGGTCCTGGACCTGGTAACCGACCTGAACCGTAAGCGCGGCACCACGGTGGCCATCGTCCTGCACGACCTCAACCTCGCCGCACGCTACGCGGACCACGTCATCGCCATGAAGGACGGCGCCGTGGCGGCACTGGGCTCCCCGGAGGACGTGGTAACGGAGGATCTAGTCCGCGAGGTCTTCGGCCTCGAAAGCCGCGTCATCCCGGACCCCGTCTCCGGTACTCCGCTGATTCTTCCCATCGGCCGCCACCACGCCACAGCCAACGAACTGGAGCTCGTTTCATGA
- a CDS encoding FAD:protein FMN transferase produces the protein MQRTSDSLRATAGTSLKARTFECMGTVIGLTMPVGDPAEGQPGLDELAAATDVVERLFRDLDETFSLYRPDSEASSLARGELTLPHASAQMREAYAEAHEWRLRTEGAFTPERPDGVLDLSGLIKGHAIREAGTSLLALGRRDWCLNAGGDVLVSGSPHPGSAEPWKAGVVDPADRKTLITGYALGGNNPHHALATSGSAERGEHIWRVGSGTPDAGAFVQVTVAAADIVTADVLATAIVAGGTRTLDQVADQWDVAVLAIRADRSMLATPAFQPG, from the coding sequence ATGCAGCGAACCTCTGATTCCCTGCGCGCCACGGCCGGCACCAGCCTGAAGGCCCGCACTTTTGAGTGCATGGGAACGGTCATCGGACTGACAATGCCCGTCGGCGACCCTGCGGAAGGGCAGCCGGGGCTCGACGAGCTCGCTGCCGCCACCGACGTCGTCGAACGCCTTTTCCGGGACCTTGACGAAACCTTCAGCCTGTACCGCCCGGACTCGGAAGCCAGCAGCCTGGCGCGTGGGGAACTGACGCTGCCCCACGCCTCGGCGCAGATGCGCGAAGCATACGCCGAGGCGCATGAGTGGCGGCTGCGCACGGAGGGAGCGTTCACGCCCGAAAGGCCGGACGGGGTGCTGGACCTTTCCGGCCTCATCAAGGGCCACGCCATCCGTGAGGCGGGAACATCACTTCTGGCCCTGGGCCGCCGGGACTGGTGCCTGAACGCCGGCGGAGACGTCCTGGTCAGCGGCTCGCCGCACCCCGGCAGCGCCGAACCCTGGAAAGCCGGCGTAGTGGATCCCGCGGACCGCAAAACCCTCATTACCGGATATGCCCTCGGCGGCAACAACCCGCACCACGCCCTCGCCACCTCAGGATCCGCCGAACGCGGGGAACACATTTGGCGGGTGGGAAGCGGCACACCGGACGCGGGGGCCTTTGTCCAGGTCACCGTTGCCGCCGCCGACATAGTCACCGCCGACGTCCTTGCCACCGCCATCGTTGCCGGAGGGACACGGACGCTGGACCAGGTTGCGGACCAATGGGATGTAGCCGTGCTGGCCATCCGCGCGGACCGCTCCATGCTGGCTACTCCAGCGTTCCAGCCAGGGTAG
- a CDS encoding SGNH/GDSL hydrolase family protein has product MDFTSRLVALGDSFTEGVGDDDPDRPNGVRGWADRVAEQLGAADPNFGYANLAIRGRKLRQILAEQVDAAVALRPTLVSIYAGANDILRPRVDIDDLLVEYNDAVGKLAATGATVVMFTGFDARGSKVFGTMRGRTAIYNELVRGIAGDHGALLVDYWRFSEYYDWGMWAHDRMHMSAAGHANMAKRVLEVLKYDHSIDVPPMTPVPELSGADAIRANARWFREYAAPWVVRRVTGRSSGDNLQAKYPQLTRL; this is encoded by the coding sequence ATGGATTTCACTTCCCGGCTTGTGGCACTCGGCGACTCCTTCACGGAAGGGGTGGGCGACGACGACCCGGACCGCCCCAATGGCGTCCGGGGCTGGGCAGACCGCGTGGCCGAGCAGCTCGGCGCCGCCGACCCCAATTTCGGCTACGCAAACCTGGCCATCCGCGGCCGGAAACTCCGCCAGATACTGGCTGAACAGGTGGACGCCGCCGTCGCCCTTCGTCCCACCCTGGTAAGCATCTACGCCGGTGCCAATGACATCCTCCGCCCGCGCGTGGACATCGATGACCTGCTGGTGGAGTACAACGATGCCGTGGGGAAACTCGCTGCCACCGGCGCCACCGTGGTGATGTTCACGGGTTTCGACGCCCGGGGGTCGAAGGTGTTCGGCACCATGCGCGGCCGCACTGCCATCTACAACGAACTGGTCCGTGGGATCGCCGGGGACCACGGCGCCCTGCTGGTGGACTACTGGCGCTTCAGCGAATATTACGACTGGGGCATGTGGGCCCACGACCGGATGCACATGTCCGCCGCCGGCCATGCGAACATGGCCAAGCGCGTGCTTGAGGTCCTCAAATATGACCACTCCATCGACGTCCCGCCCATGACGCCGGTGCCGGAACTGAGCGGGGCCGACGCCATCCGCGCCAACGCCCGGTGGTTCCGGGAGTACGCCGCGCCGTGGGTGGTCCGCCGCGTCACCGGCAGGTCTTCCGGGGACAACCTGCAGGCCAAGTACCCCCAGCTCACGCGGCTGTAG
- a CDS encoding siderophore-interacting protein — MKTRQSASTQQRTAQPMSVAFEVAVSAVQELSPTFRRITFGGYPLRDFGVHGHTLDLRVKLVIPSQDLGGAPLPLPVFDTGHAGWYRDWLAMDPAVRGSMRTYTVREARLDAVYPEIDIDFVMHTDGHGHAGPAANWASKAKPGDPLTIIGPNNRAAHCITAATYSGIEWRPGMAQRVLLAGDETAVPAISAVLESLPSYMSGHAFLEVPQAGDFMQLTSPADIEITWLARGTAIGRSRQHGQLLQEAVRKAVPVPGWVGITADDGGAGPEPDDINVDEDILWETPSRLETSAVSGSRNPHLPAGALPFYAWLAGEAGVIKELRRYLVRDVGIDRKQVAFMGYWRQGKAEG, encoded by the coding sequence ATGAAGACCCGGCAAAGCGCCTCCACCCAACAGCGGACAGCCCAGCCGATGAGCGTGGCCTTCGAGGTGGCCGTGTCCGCCGTCCAGGAGCTGAGCCCCACGTTCCGCAGGATCACTTTCGGCGGCTACCCGCTGCGTGACTTCGGCGTCCACGGCCACACCCTGGACCTCCGGGTCAAGCTCGTCATCCCGTCGCAGGACTTGGGCGGCGCACCGCTGCCGCTCCCCGTCTTCGACACCGGCCACGCCGGCTGGTACCGGGACTGGCTGGCGATGGACCCGGCCGTGCGCGGCTCGATGCGGACCTATACGGTCCGGGAGGCGCGGCTGGATGCGGTGTACCCGGAGATTGACATCGACTTCGTGATGCACACCGACGGGCATGGGCACGCCGGGCCGGCGGCAAACTGGGCGTCCAAGGCCAAACCGGGCGACCCGCTCACCATCATCGGCCCAAACAACCGTGCCGCGCATTGCATCACCGCCGCAACCTATTCCGGCATCGAGTGGCGCCCCGGAATGGCCCAGCGCGTCCTGCTTGCCGGCGACGAAACCGCCGTCCCCGCCATCTCCGCGGTCCTGGAATCCCTCCCGTCGTACATGAGTGGCCATGCCTTCCTGGAAGTTCCGCAGGCCGGCGACTTCATGCAGCTCACCTCCCCGGCGGACATCGAAATCACCTGGCTGGCCCGCGGCACCGCCATCGGACGGTCCCGGCAGCACGGGCAACTGCTGCAGGAAGCCGTGCGCAAGGCTGTCCCCGTGCCCGGCTGGGTGGGCATAACAGCAGACGACGGCGGCGCCGGGCCCGAGCCCGATGACATCAACGTGGATGAAGACATCCTGTGGGAGACCCCGTCCCGCCTGGAAACCTCAGCCGTCAGCGGTTCGAGGAACCCGCACCTGCCCGCCGGTGCCCTGCCCTTCTATGCCTGGCTGGCAGGCGAAGCAGGGGTTATCAAGGAACTGCGGCGCTACCTGGTCCGCGACGTGGGGATCGACCGGAAACAGGTGGCGTTCATGGGGTACTGGCGGCAGGGCAAAGCCGAAGGCTAG
- a CDS encoding YciI family protein, which translates to MYVVSLTYRVPQEIVDFHNDAHIGWLQKAFDDGVFIAAGRKIPRTGGLLLSQADRETLDASLAQDPFYTNGVADFEVMEFHAGRVAPGYEILLDTPPQPTP; encoded by the coding sequence ATGTATGTTGTCTCCCTCACCTACCGCGTGCCCCAGGAGATCGTCGATTTCCACAACGACGCCCACATCGGCTGGCTGCAGAAGGCCTTTGACGACGGCGTGTTCATCGCCGCCGGCCGCAAGATCCCGCGCACCGGTGGACTGCTCCTGTCGCAGGCTGACCGGGAAACCCTCGACGCCAGCCTGGCCCAGGATCCGTTCTACACCAACGGGGTTGCCGACTTCGAAGTCATGGAGTTCCACGCCGGCCGGGTGGCCCCGGGGTACGAGATCCTGCTGGACACCCCGCCCCAGCCCACTCCCTAA
- a CDS encoding MarR family winged helix-turn-helix transcriptional regulator: protein MTDPRWLNADERRAWLALVSINTLLPAALDTKLHAAGKLSLFDYTVLAMLSEAEERFLPMSELAARTSASLSRLSHVVTKLQKRGWVERRPHPHDARVTTAHLTEEGMATIVGLAPAHVEDVRDLFLDALTEQDVLDLARIGEKVVGRLDSDHWILRETQD from the coding sequence ATGACCGATCCCCGCTGGCTCAACGCTGACGAACGCCGTGCCTGGCTGGCGCTGGTAAGCATCAATACGCTGCTGCCTGCGGCTCTGGACACCAAGCTGCATGCGGCAGGAAAACTATCCCTCTTCGACTACACGGTCCTGGCCATGCTGTCCGAGGCTGAGGAGCGGTTCCTGCCCATGAGTGAGCTTGCCGCCCGCACCAGCGCCTCCCTGTCCCGGCTCTCACACGTCGTGACCAAGCTGCAGAAGCGCGGCTGGGTGGAGCGCCGCCCGCACCCCCACGATGCCAGGGTCACCACCGCGCATCTCACGGAGGAAGGCATGGCCACCATTGTCGGGCTGGCCCCGGCCCACGTGGAGGACGTCCGTGACCTGTTCCTTGATGCGCTCACCGAGCAGGATGTCCTGGACCTGGCACGGATCGGTGAAAAAGTGGTGGGCCGCCTGGACTCCGACCACTGGATCCTGCGCGAAACCCAGGACTGA
- a CDS encoding SGNH/GDSL hydrolase family protein has translation MPFDPLLPDSGRRVFVALGDSFTEGVGDRDERLPNGVRGWADRVAEKLAKAQPGWKYANLAIRSKRLRHIVDEQLEPALGMRPTLVTLYAGGNDILDLKTDMSALMADYEQLVAALAGTGATVVLFTGFDVKVSALLEPLKKRNTYYNQRVRNIAEKYGAVLVDYWCLDAFHDRRMWDSDRLHMSKAGHKYLAGQVLDQLGVPHKIKPKDWEPPARPSLREWERRQRRWVHDWVLPLFGRKLRGVTLGDTLTPRWPQPVKVPRKGGLKKLAAGTSDAGSTPSGSSPR, from the coding sequence GTGCCCTTTGATCCCCTGCTTCCTGACTCCGGGCGGCGGGTGTTTGTTGCCCTTGGGGATTCCTTCACCGAGGGGGTGGGGGACCGGGATGAGCGGCTGCCCAACGGGGTGCGGGGGTGGGCCGACCGCGTGGCCGAGAAACTGGCGAAGGCGCAGCCGGGGTGGAAATACGCCAACCTGGCCATCAGGAGCAAGCGGCTGCGGCACATCGTGGACGAGCAGCTGGAACCGGCGCTGGGGATGCGGCCAACGCTGGTCACCCTCTACGCCGGAGGGAACGACATCCTGGACCTCAAAACCGACATGTCCGCGCTTATGGCGGACTATGAGCAGCTGGTGGCAGCGCTGGCAGGCACCGGGGCCACGGTGGTTCTCTTCACCGGCTTCGACGTCAAGGTCTCCGCGCTGCTGGAGCCCCTGAAGAAACGCAACACCTACTACAACCAGCGGGTGCGGAACATCGCGGAGAAATACGGGGCCGTGCTGGTGGACTACTGGTGCCTTGACGCCTTCCACGACCGGCGGATGTGGGACTCGGACCGGCTCCACATGTCCAAGGCCGGGCATAAGTACCTGGCCGGGCAGGTGCTGGACCAGCTGGGCGTGCCGCACAAGATCAAGCCCAAAGACTGGGAACCACCCGCCCGGCCCAGCCTGCGCGAGTGGGAGCGGCGCCAGCGGCGCTGGGTCCATGACTGGGTCCTGCCGCTCTTCGGCCGCAAGCTCCGTGGTGTCACGCTGGGGGACACCCTCACCCCGCGCTGGCCCCAGCCGGTGAAGGTCCCGCGGAAGGGCGGGCTGAAGAAGCTCGCCGCCGGAACGTCCGACGCCGGCAGCACACCTTCGGGAAGCAGCCCGCGTTAG